In Solanum stenotomum isolate F172 chromosome 6, ASM1918654v1, whole genome shotgun sequence, one DNA window encodes the following:
- the LOC125866584 gene encoding metal tolerance protein 4-like: protein MDGELESNGTNKMPLLEGWKLTGSGRESSRRFSRRNSFKSLRHDFLLRLPDKVIKSCVFDSEASSIINNISKSSDLTKGEKEYYERQFETLKSFEEVDIAVASDGIDEEDLEEQAQHERAMTVSNCANIVLLALKIYATVKSGSLAIAASTLDSLLDLMAGGILWFTHLSMKNINVYKYPIGKLRVQPVGIIVFAAIMATLGFQVLIQAVEQLVENKPPEKMALNQLAWLYSVMLTATVVKLALWLYCRSSGNDIVRAYAKDHYFDVVTNVVGLIAAVLGDKFYWWIDPVGALILAIYTITNWSGAVIENAVSLVGQSAPPEVLQKLTYLVMRHPQVKRVDTVRAYTFGVLYFVEVDIELPEDLPLKEAHVIGEGLQIKLEKLPEVERAFVHIDFECEHKPEHSVPSRIPNSEP from the exons ATGGATGGAGAATTAGAGAGTAATGGAACTAATAAAATGCCATTGTTGGAGGGATGGAAGCTAACAGGAAGTGGACGGGAGAGCAGCCGGCGTTTCAGCCGGCGCAactcatttaagtcactccggCATGATTTTTTGTTAAGGCTTCCAGATAAGGTGATCAAGTCTTGTGTTTTTGACTCAGAAGCTTCATCCATCATTAATAATATCTCAAAATCCTCTGACTTAACCAAAG GAGAAAAGGAATACTATGAAAGACAGTTTGAGACATTGAAGTCATTCGAGGAAGTTGATATTGCAGTCGCGTCTGATGGAATTGATGAAGAGGATCTTGAAGAACAAGCTCAACATGAGAGAGCAATGACAGTATCCAATTGTGCAAATATTGTACTTCTGGCTCTTAAG ATCTATGCCACAGTGAAGAGTGGCTCCTTAGCTATCGCTGCATCTACGTTGGATTCGTTGCTTGACCTCATGGCTGGTGGCATACTATGGTTCACTCATCTGTCgatgaaaaatattaatgtcTATAAATATCCTATAGGAAAATTGAGAGTGCAGCCCGTTGGAATCATTGTGTTTGCTGCTATTATGGCCACACTTG GCTTTCAGGTGTTGATCCAGGCTGTGGAACAACTAGTTGAAAATAAACCTCCTGAAAAGATGGCTTTGAATCAGCTTGCATGGTTATATTCAGTCATGTTAACTGCCACAGTGGTAAAGCTTGCCCTGTGGCTTTACTGCAGAAGCTCAGGAAACGACATTGTTCGTGCATATGCAAAG GATCACTATTTCGACGTGGTTACTAATGTAGTGGGATTAATAGCAGCTGTACTTGGTGATAAGTTCTACTGGTGGATTGATCCTGTTGGTGCTCTTATCCTTGCTATTTACACAATCACAAATTGGTCAGGCGCTGTGATAGAGAATGCAG TGTCACTAGTGGGACAGTCAGCCCCTCCTGAAGTTCTGCAGAAGTTAACATATCTTGTTATGAGACATCCTCAAGTGAAGCGTGTTGATACAGTTCGAGCATACACCTTTGGTGTTTTGTACTTTGTTGAG GTTGATATTGAACTCCCGGAAGATTTGCCATTGAAAGAAGCACATGTTATCGGAGAGGGTCTACAAATAAAGCTGGAGAAACTTCCTGAAGTCGAACGTGCATTTGTTCATATTGATTTTGAATGTGAACACAAACCAGAGCACTCTGTCCCCAGCAGGATTCCCAACAGTGAACCTTAA
- the LOC125866577 gene encoding casein kinase 1-like protein HD16 yields MPVGVEKPAAGRGKSFVKTRAAKAKAKAEAEEEMGDQSGGLSANNKGTEQDDDGKNSPIPKKVKVGMSPVYQVERKLGKGGFGQVFLGRRLSGGNESSNGQGAVEVALKFEHMKSKGCNYGPPHEWQVYNTLGGSHGVPSVHYKGRVGDYYVMVMDMLGPSLWDVWNSSGQAMSAEMVACIAVESLSILSIMHAQGYVHGDVKPENFLLGQPSTPQEKKLFLVDLGLATKWRESVKGPHVVYDQRPDMFRGTVRYASAHAHLGRTASRRDDLESLAYTLIFLHRGRLPWQGFQGDNKSFLVCKKKMATSPEMLCCFCPSPLREFLDIVINMKFDEEPNYSKLISLFGSLLGPDPAIRPINTDGAQKILQVGQKRGRLNIEEDEEQPRKKVRIGVPASQWISIYNARKPMKQRYHYNVTDTRLAEHVEKGTEDGLYISCVASCSELWAIIMDAGTNFTSQVYELSPLFLHKEWIMEQWEKNYYISSLAGATNGSSLVVMSKGTQFSQQSYKVSESFPFKWISKKWKEGFNVTSMATAGSRWAVVMSRNSGVSNQVVELDFLYPSEGIHKRWDNGYRITATAATLDQAALILSVPRRRPGDETQETLRTSQFPSTHVKEKWAKNLYLSCLCYGRTVS; encoded by the exons ATGCCAGTAGGTGTTGAAAAACCAGCAGCGGGAAGGGGGAAAAGTTTCGTAAAGACCCGTGCCGCTAAGGCAAAAGCAAAAGCAGAGGCAGAAGAGGAAATGGGGGATCAAAGTGGTGGGTTGAGTGCTAATAACAAAGGAACTGAGCAAGACGATGATGGTAAAAACTCTCCTATCCCTAAGAAG GTGAAAGTAGGAATGTCGCCAGTTTATCAGGTTGAAAGGAAGTTAGGTAAAGGTGGTTTTGGTCAGGTCTTTTTGGGTCGTCGTCTTTCCGGTGGAAATGAATCTTCAAATGGTCAAGGGGCTGTTGAG GTTGCACTGAAATTTGAGCATATGAAAAGCAAAGGCTGTAACTATGGTCCTCCACATGAGTGGCAAGTTTACAA TACTCTTGGAGGCAGCCATGGAGTGCCCAGCGTGCATTATAAAGGGAGGGTAGGAGACTATTACGTAATG GTTATGGACATGCTAGGGCCTAGCTTATGGGATGTATGGAATTCCTCTGGGCAGGC GATGTCTGCAGAAATGGTAGCATGTATTGCAGTTGAGTCTCTGTCAATTTTAAGCATAATGCATGCACAAGG TTATGTGCATGGAGATGTAAAGCCAGAGAACTTTTTGCTTGGTCAGCCATCAACTCCGCAGGAGAAGAAGTTGTTCCTTGTCGACTTGGGACTAG CAACAAAGTGGAGAGAGAGTGTGAAAGGTCCGCATGTGGTATATGATCAGCGACCTGACATGTTTAG AGGGACTGTTCGGTATGCAAGTGCTCATGCACATTTGGGAAGGACTGCCAGTAGAAGAGATGACCTGGAATCACTTGCATATACACTCATTTTTCTTCACAGAGGCAGGTTGCCATGGCAAGGATTTCAG GGAGATAACAAATCATTTTTGGTCTGCAAAAAGAAGATGGCAACATCTCCAGAAATGCTTTGCTGTTTCTGTCCATCACCTCTGAGAGAATTTCTCGATATAGTAATAAAcatgaaatttgatgaagaaccTAATTATTCGAAGTTAATCTCTTTATTTGGGAGCTTGCTTGGACCAGATCCTGCTATAAGGCCAATTAACACTGATGGTGCCCAAAAG ATTCTTCAAGTTGGCCAAAAGCGGGGGAGATTAAATATAGAGGAGGATGAAGAGCAGCCTAGAAAGAAGGTTCGCATCGGAGTTCCTGCATCACAGTGGATTTCGATTTACAATGCCAGGAAGCCCATGAAACAGAG GTACCATTATAATGTAACAGATACAAGGCTAGCAGAACATGTGGAGAAAGGGACTGAAGATGGATTATATATAAGTTGTGTGGCATCTTGTTCCGAATTGTGGGCTATTATCATGGATGCTGGAACCAATTTCACTAGCCAAGTTTATGAGCTATCACCATTATTCTTGCACAAG GAGTGGATTATGGAACAGTGGGAGAAGAACTATTATATTAGTTCTCTTGCTGGTGCCACCAATGGAAGCTCTCTTGTTGTAATGTCAAAAG GCACACAGTTCAGTCAGCAGTCTTATAAAGTAAGTGAGTCATTCCCATTCAAGTGGATAAGCAAGAAGTGGAAAGAAGGGTTCAATGTAACTTCCATGGCAACTGCTGGAAGTAGGTGGGCGGTTGTTATGTCTCGCAATTCAGGTGTCAGTAACCAG GTAGTGGAGCTTGATTTTCTTTATCCTAGTGAAGGCATTCATAAACGATGGGACAATGGTTATCGTATTACAGCAACAGCTGCTACGTTAGATCAAGCTGCTCTTATCCTGAGTGTGCCTCGACGAAGGCCTGGCGATGAGACTCAGGAGACATTGAGAACATCTCAGTTCCCAAGCACACATGTTAAG GAAAAATGGGCAAAAAATCTCTATCTTTCCTGTCTCTGCTATGGACGAACTGTATCTTGA